Proteins from a genomic interval of Treponema brennaborense DSM 12168:
- a CDS encoding V-type ATP synthase subunit D — protein MATIKLTKNELKTQKDALKMYRRYLPTLTLKKQQLQTEIRTIDARVQEVRARRKALEAEFAQWIAVFGESDAFTPDMVTVRNIRKGTGNIAGVTIPIYEGADFSRGDYDLYATPLWIDLAADRMEQALSLDLEAEVLEEQVRLLLIELRTTTQRVNLFEKVKIPETKTNIKKISVYLGDQQVAAVVRGKISKKNLETAASKVETEAAE, from the coding sequence ATGGCGACAATTAAGCTGACGAAAAACGAGTTGAAAACGCAGAAAGACGCGCTGAAAATGTATCGGCGTTATCTTCCGACGTTGACGCTCAAAAAACAGCAGCTTCAGACAGAGATCCGCACGATTGACGCCCGCGTTCAGGAAGTCCGCGCGCGCCGCAAGGCGCTGGAAGCGGAATTTGCCCAATGGATTGCCGTATTCGGGGAAAGCGACGCTTTTACGCCCGATATGGTGACCGTGCGCAATATCCGCAAAGGAACCGGCAACATTGCCGGTGTTACGATTCCGATATACGAGGGCGCCGACTTTTCGCGCGGCGACTACGACTTGTACGCGACTCCGCTGTGGATCGATCTTGCGGCGGATCGTATGGAACAGGCGCTGTCGCTCGATCTCGAAGCTGAAGTACTTGAAGAACAAGTCAGGTTACTGCTGATAGAATTACGGACTACGACGCAGCGCGTCAACCTGTTTGAAAAGGTCAAAATTCCCGAAACTAAAACGAATATCAAAAAGATTTCGGTTTATTTGGGTGACCAGCAGGTTGCAGCCGTTGTCCGCGGTAAAATTTCCAAAAAGAATCTGGAAACCGCGGCGTCAAAGGTTGAAACGGAGGCTGCCGAATGA
- a CDS encoding V-type ATP synthase subunit I — MKKVSFVVLEDQRKEALKKLRKLGVVHLEQLQGNSDELAAFRESYVKAESAHMILSEIKLPKKAAASSAAVLDRTSALAKAEEVIALAERKKQCAEQIAADTAELERFSAWGALSAADFAYLAEKGIVLTMYEIPRDAYAAIPDTVETVLVNEDKAQTRFLTVQYEKTPGTAIAGGSSGIASADAGAGRPSDLPAEAYQVPMIRSSSAELKSEIAALRAEIAAIEKSLTASAVYKDDLTRFCLDMEKDIEFENTYSGMGRDGAESAEQPFVPLAWLTGYAPVEDISAVKFAAQEENWALSISDPAEEDEVPTKLKNNKLVSLIYPVSDFLGTVPGYREYDISGWFLLFFSIFFGMIFGDGGYGLLMVLAAVFADVAALAKGKKIPPAYNLLLLLGLFTMGWGTITCTWFGLTPAQLPSWLAGISFKPLSNAFAAASPENEALVKQNLQIFCFMLALVQLSIAHLKGIVRYIRSPKCLGELGSLLMLWGIFFVVLNMVVKLDVFFGIETMGTSVLAVIGSGFVLSFVFSNYDGNLGASILESCKNIVSVLLGVVNVFSDIVSYIRLWAVGLAGGAISATVNSMAGPTLGGALIFVGVLLLVFGHGLNMILNVLSVIVHGVRLNTLEFSSHLGMSWSGFAYKPFCESAENK; from the coding sequence ATGAAAAAGGTTTCTTTCGTCGTGTTGGAAGACCAGCGTAAAGAAGCGTTGAAAAAATTACGGAAACTCGGCGTGGTGCATCTTGAACAGTTGCAGGGCAACAGCGACGAATTGGCGGCGTTCCGCGAATCGTATGTGAAAGCCGAGAGCGCGCATATGATTCTGTCGGAAATAAAGCTGCCGAAAAAAGCCGCCGCTTCTTCCGCAGCCGTACTCGATCGGACTTCCGCACTTGCAAAGGCGGAAGAAGTCATCGCACTGGCCGAACGCAAAAAACAGTGTGCGGAACAGATTGCGGCGGACACGGCGGAACTTGAACGGTTTTCCGCCTGGGGCGCGCTTTCCGCTGCGGATTTCGCGTATCTTGCGGAAAAAGGCATCGTGCTTACGATGTATGAGATTCCCCGCGACGCGTACGCCGCCATTCCCGATACAGTGGAGACGGTGCTGGTCAACGAAGACAAGGCCCAAACGCGGTTCCTGACGGTTCAATATGAAAAAACGCCGGGTACCGCGATAGCCGGCGGAAGCTCCGGCATCGCTTCTGCGGATGCCGGAGCCGGACGTCCTTCAGATCTGCCTGCCGAAGCGTATCAGGTGCCGATGATCCGCTCTTCATCTGCGGAACTGAAATCGGAGATTGCGGCGCTTCGTGCGGAAATCGCGGCGATTGAAAAATCGCTGACCGCTTCCGCCGTCTATAAGGACGATCTGACCAGGTTCTGCCTGGATATGGAAAAAGATATCGAATTTGAAAACACGTATTCGGGTATGGGACGCGACGGCGCGGAATCGGCAGAACAGCCGTTCGTACCGTTGGCCTGGCTGACCGGATACGCGCCGGTCGAAGATATTTCCGCCGTCAAATTCGCCGCGCAGGAAGAAAACTGGGCGCTTTCGATATCGGATCCGGCTGAAGAAGACGAAGTGCCGACTAAACTGAAAAACAACAAACTGGTCAGCTTGATTTATCCCGTTTCCGACTTTTTGGGAACGGTTCCCGGTTACCGCGAATACGATATTTCAGGCTGGTTTCTGCTGTTTTTCAGTATTTTCTTCGGTATGATATTCGGAGACGGCGGATACGGTCTTTTGATGGTGCTGGCAGCGGTTTTTGCCGACGTTGCGGCGCTGGCGAAAGGCAAGAAAATTCCGCCGGCGTACAATCTGCTGCTGCTGCTCGGACTGTTCACCATGGGATGGGGAACGATCACGTGCACTTGGTTCGGACTGACGCCTGCTCAGCTGCCTTCGTGGCTTGCAGGAATTTCGTTCAAACCGTTGTCGAACGCGTTTGCGGCGGCGTCTCCCGAAAACGAAGCGCTGGTCAAGCAGAATCTGCAGATATTCTGCTTTATGCTTGCGCTCGTGCAGCTTTCGATTGCGCACCTGAAAGGCATCGTCAGATATATCCGTTCCCCGAAGTGTTTGGGCGAATTGGGATCTTTGCTGATGCTGTGGGGCATATTCTTCGTCGTACTGAATATGGTCGTAAAATTGGACGTATTTTTCGGTATAGAAACGATGGGAACGTCCGTTTTGGCCGTAATCGGTTCGGGATTCGTGCTCAGCTTCGTATTTTCAAATTACGACGGAAATCTGGGTGCGTCCATTCTGGAAAGCTGCAAAAATATCGTTTCGGTCTTGCTCGGCGTGGTAAACGTATTTTCCGATATCGTGTCGTACATCCGCCTGTGGGCGGTAGGGCTTGCCGGCGGCGCCATTTCGGCGACGGTAAACAGCATGGCGGGGCCCACGCTCGGCGGCGCGCTCATTTTTGTGGGCGTACTGCTGCTGGTGTTCGGGCACGGGCTGAATATGATATTGAACGTGTTGTCGGTAATCGTTCACGGCGTCCGTTTGAACACGCTGGAGTTTTCCAGCCATTTGGGCATGTCGTGGTCGGGATTCGCTTATAAGCCGTTCTGTGAATCGGCTGAAAATAAATAA
- a CDS encoding ATP synthase subunit K (produces ATP from ADP in the presence of a proton gradient across the membrane; the K subunit is a nonenzymatic component which binds the dimeric form by interacting with the G and E subunits): protein MIGMFGAACVLGIAAIGSAIGIGYAGQAAIGAWKRCYMNNKPAPFILTVFAGAPLTQTIYGFLLMQNMIASEKDGAFLLALGIFSGLAMAASAVFQGKAGAAGSDALGETGKGFAQYIMVVGLCETVALFSMVFSMIVC, encoded by the coding sequence ATGATTGGAATGTTTGGTGCAGCTTGTGTTCTCGGCATTGCGGCGATAGGATCCGCAATTGGTATTGGTTATGCAGGTCAGGCCGCCATCGGCGCCTGGAAGCGGTGCTATATGAACAACAAACCGGCTCCGTTTATTTTGACGGTTTTTGCCGGTGCCCCTTTGACGCAGACCATTTACGGATTTTTGCTGATGCAGAACATGATTGCGTCCGAAAAAGACGGTGCGTTTCTGCTGGCGCTGGGTATTTTTTCAGGCCTTGCCATGGCGGCTTCCGCCGTTTTCCAGGGAAAAGCCGGTGCCGCGGGTTCCGACGCGCTCGGTGAAACGGGAAAAGGTTTTGCGCAGTACATCATGGTCGTCGGTTTGTGTGAAACGGTCGCACTGTTCTCCATGGTTTTCTCGATGATCGTGTGCTAA
- the ispG gene encoding (E)-4-hydroxy-3-methylbut-2-enyl-diphosphate synthase translates to MNDTRTVYVGGSGKTKRIGIGGAAPVSIQTMWKEGISGVLNDRDALFSVIGRIEQLGALGCDILRFAVPDEESADALVKIASETEMPLVADIHFDYKLALRCLEGPVAKIRINPGNIGSKDRVAAVVNRCREKGAAIRIGVNAGSFPRDIAEAVAAGRMTRAEGLAETAVREAAVFDELGFDQVVVSMKASSVRETIEANEAFAAAHDIPLHIGVTEAGPLIGGIVKSTLAFSALLERNIGGTVRVSLSSSPENEVLTAREILRETGKRPGGVKIVSCPRCGRDGFDVHGFVARWQNELMALDKDITVAVMGCVVNGPGEGKHADIGITGAAGKVMIFKHGKIVHTVPEECADTLFRKELLSL, encoded by the coding sequence ATGAACGATACGCGTACGGTGTACGTCGGCGGTTCGGGCAAAACGAAGCGGATCGGTATCGGGGGCGCTGCTCCCGTATCGATTCAGACAATGTGGAAAGAGGGCATTAGCGGCGTTTTGAACGATCGTGATGCCCTTTTTTCCGTTATCGGCCGTATCGAACAGCTGGGCGCGCTCGGCTGCGATATTCTCCGTTTCGCCGTCCCCGATGAAGAAAGCGCCGACGCGCTGGTGAAAATTGCGTCGGAAACCGAAATGCCGCTCGTTGCGGATATCCATTTCGACTATAAGCTCGCGCTGCGATGCCTTGAAGGTCCGGTTGCGAAGATCCGCATCAATCCGGGGAACATCGGTTCAAAAGACCGCGTCGCCGCCGTCGTAAACCGCTGCCGGGAAAAAGGCGCCGCAATCCGAATCGGCGTCAATGCCGGAAGTTTTCCGCGCGATATTGCGGAAGCCGTCGCGGCCGGCCGTATGACGCGCGCCGAAGGACTCGCCGAAACGGCGGTGCGCGAAGCCGCCGTGTTCGACGAACTGGGGTTCGATCAGGTCGTCGTGTCCATGAAGGCGTCTTCCGTACGGGAGACGATAGAAGCGAACGAAGCGTTCGCCGCCGCGCACGATATACCGCTGCATATCGGTGTAACCGAAGCGGGACCGCTTATCGGCGGCATCGTCAAGAGTACGCTCGCGTTCAGCGCGCTGCTGGAACGGAACATCGGCGGCACCGTCCGCGTCAGTCTGTCTTCATCGCCCGAAAACGAAGTGCTTACGGCGCGTGAAATACTTCGGGAAACCGGAAAACGTCCCGGCGGCGTTAAAATAGTTTCGTGTCCGCGCTGCGGCCGAGACGGATTCGACGTTCACGGTTTCGTTGCCAGATGGCAGAACGAATTGATGGCGCTCGACAAGGATATTACCGTCGCCGTTATGGGCTGCGTCGTAAACGGTCCGGGTGAAGGAAAACACGCCGACATCGGCATTACCGGAGCCGCCGGAAAAGTGATGATTTTCAAACACGGAAAAATAGTGCATACGGTTCCGGAAGAATGTGCCGATACTCTATTCAGAAAGGAATTGTTAAGCCTGTGA
- the wbaP gene encoding undecaprenyl-phosphate galactose phosphotransferase WbaP — MQPNEFPEWFSNRYKHTSSFFSGIALLAIDLLVIMLSIGTSFFILNLINQSFINFRSFVTYWVYLPAFIAVFYAARLYPGIVLSPADEVRRFSVTSTFCFTGIALSIAVETDGRGAISFALLCAVPISCVFLPAGRQVARLLFSKRKFWGVPAVIYGFDENKNVIVERLLRHPELGYKPVLIIDPNKTEDQDMFFGIPVMKPSAEIHQIIKNLKITTAILIEKADDSVITDNKLYSVIMHLYRYTVAIPYNQHIRTISSSVRDFNGIIGFSTTHNLTRKGSLFLKRCMDLLLLLIAAVPTLLITAIIAVAIKISSPGPVFYGHKRVGKNGKPITTWKFRSMITNSQEVLERILATNPEMRAEWEKDRKFKNDPRVTKIGKLLRNTSLDELPQLWNILCGNMSFIGPRPVTEPELEKYGANADFILSVKPGLSGMWQISGRSDTGYEERILLDTYYIQNWSIWLDIWIIIKTVWVVLKGKGAY; from the coding sequence ATGCAACCCAACGAATTTCCTGAATGGTTTTCCAATCGCTATAAGCATACCAGTTCTTTTTTTTCGGGCATCGCGTTATTGGCAATAGATTTGCTCGTAATCATGCTCAGCATCGGAACCAGTTTTTTCATCTTGAACCTCATCAACCAAAGTTTTATCAATTTCAGATCATTCGTGACGTACTGGGTATATCTGCCCGCGTTTATCGCGGTATTTTACGCGGCAAGGCTGTACCCGGGAATCGTACTGTCTCCGGCCGACGAAGTCCGGCGTTTTTCGGTCACGTCGACGTTCTGTTTTACCGGCATCGCCCTTTCCATCGCCGTTGAAACGGACGGACGGGGAGCGATCAGTTTTGCCTTATTGTGTGCAGTGCCGATTTCGTGCGTTTTTCTGCCCGCGGGCCGGCAAGTCGCCCGGCTGCTGTTTTCCAAACGGAAATTCTGGGGCGTACCGGCCGTCATATACGGCTTTGACGAAAATAAAAACGTCATCGTGGAACGTCTGCTCAGGCATCCCGAACTCGGCTATAAACCGGTACTGATTATCGATCCGAACAAAACCGAAGATCAGGACATGTTTTTCGGCATTCCCGTAATGAAACCCTCGGCGGAAATTCACCAGATAATCAAGAATCTGAAAATAACGACGGCGATTCTTATTGAAAAAGCGGACGACAGCGTGATTACGGACAACAAATTATATTCGGTTATCATGCATCTGTACCGGTATACCGTCGCCATTCCGTACAATCAGCATATCAGGACAATTTCGTCGTCCGTCCGTGATTTCAACGGCATCATAGGGTTTTCCACCACCCATAATCTGACACGGAAAGGCAGTCTGTTTCTCAAGCGCTGCATGGATCTGCTGTTGCTGCTGATAGCCGCCGTACCGACGCTTCTCATAACCGCGATCATCGCGGTCGCCATAAAGATTTCATCTCCCGGCCCCGTCTTTTACGGGCATAAACGCGTCGGTAAAAACGGAAAACCGATCACGACGTGGAAATTCCGATCAATGATAACCAATTCTCAGGAAGTGCTGGAGCGAATTCTTGCCACGAATCCCGAAATGCGTGCCGAATGGGAAAAAGACCGCAAATTCAAAAACGATCCGCGCGTAACGAAAATCGGAAAGCTGCTGCGCAATACCAGTTTGGACGAATTACCGCAATTATGGAACATTCTCTGCGGTAATATGAGTTTTATCGGTCCGCGCCCCGTGACGGAACCGGAACTCGAAAAATACGGTGCGAACGCGGATTTCATTTTATCCGTAAAACCGGGACTTTCCGGCATGTGGCAAATTTCCGGCAGATCGGATACCGGATACGAAGAACGGATTCTGCTCGACACGTATTATATTCAGAACTGGTCGATTTGGCTCGACATCTGGATCATCATAAAAACAGTCTGGGTTGTGCTCAAAGGAAAAGGTGCTTATTAA
- a CDS encoding anaerobic ribonucleoside-triphosphate reductase activating protein translates to MNTETRIGVLVKTSLVDFPGRVAAALFLGGCNLRCPYCYNTELVTGNALPEDAVSASQVLAHLEKRKNVLTGFVISGGEPLLSPVTEYLITQARALGYKIKLDTNGTLPERLSHLLQSPALCPDFVALDVKTSPEKYGLCTSGGNAANAVNAANAVNVANAAEKIEESVRLVSALPADRREFRTVLVPPLITEADVERIARMLPADAAWKFAAFKPGGCIDPSYDEISPFLDSETAALIAKARTIIPGAELR, encoded by the coding sequence ATGAATACGGAAACCCGCATCGGCGTTCTGGTAAAAACCAGTCTCGTCGATTTTCCGGGACGGGTTGCGGCGGCCCTGTTTTTGGGCGGCTGCAACCTGCGCTGCCCGTACTGCTATAATACCGAACTGGTTACCGGAAACGCGCTTCCCGAAGACGCGGTTTCCGCTTCACAAGTACTCGCCCACCTTGAAAAACGCAAAAACGTATTGACAGGATTCGTCATTTCCGGCGGAGAACCGCTTCTGTCGCCCGTGACGGAATATCTGATTACGCAGGCGCGCGCCCTCGGATATAAAATAAAGCTCGACACGAACGGTACGCTGCCGGAACGGCTCTCGCACCTATTGCAGTCGCCGGCGCTGTGTCCCGATTTCGTCGCGCTCGACGTCAAAACGTCTCCGGAAAAGTACGGGCTCTGCACGTCCGGCGGCAACGCGGCGAATGCGGTAAATGCGGCGAATGCGGTAAATGTGGCGAATGCGGCGGAAAAGATAGAAGAATCCGTACGCCTCGTTTCGGCGCTGCCGGCGGATCGCAGGGAATTCAGGACGGTACTGGTTCCGCCGCTTATCACCGAAGCGGACGTCGAGCGCATCGCCCGGATGCTTCCCGCCGACGCCGCCTGGAAATTTGCCGCTTTCAAACCGGGCGGCTGCATAGATCCTTCGTACGACGAAATCTCACCGTTTTTGGACAGCGAAACGGCGGCGCTCATTGCAAAAGCCCGCACGATAATTCCCGGTGCCGAATTGAGATAA
- the nrdD gene encoding anaerobic ribonucleoside-triphosphate reductase has product MATTKRTLAAVEAEIAQTKEALANVKGSETEVYARIVGYYRSVRNWNKGKRDEYNHRKQFVYTDSYAVTEADSGCGCANEVPVISEISAALASDAPASYEFYARKTCPNCPPVKDYMAHCAVAGTVIDVDTSDGLAKAAEKGVFSAPTVILYGSDGTEIARAHNTAELAAVFEPVAAAV; this is encoded by the coding sequence ATGGCTACGACAAAAAGAACGCTTGCCGCCGTTGAAGCGGAAATCGCGCAGACAAAAGAAGCGCTTGCAAACGTAAAAGGATCCGAAACGGAAGTATACGCCCGCATCGTCGGATATTACCGCTCCGTTCGGAACTGGAACAAGGGAAAACGCGACGAATACAATCACCGCAAACAGTTCGTATATACCGATTCTTACGCGGTTACCGAAGCGGATTCCGGCTGCGGCTGTGCGAACGAAGTTCCGGTAATTTCCGAAATTTCCGCCGCACTCGCGTCGGACGCGCCCGCTTCGTACGAATTCTACGCGCGCAAAACGTGTCCGAACTGCCCGCCGGTAAAAGACTACATGGCGCACTGTGCGGTTGCCGGAACCGTCATCGACGTGGATACGAGCGACGGTTTGGCAAAAGCGGCCGAAAAAGGCGTGTTTTCCGCACCGACCGTTATCCTGTACGGCTCGGACGGAACCGAAATCGCACGTGCGCACAATACGGCGGAACTTGCAGCCGTATTTGAACCGGTAGCGGCGGCGGTCTGA
- a CDS encoding ribonucleoside triphosphate reductase: protein MNEQSVFPEWRSFLGTKKDGDTALFVKHVVKRSGEVEDYDRSKISAAIGKAITAVEKRPDPDKAEQLTDAVEDRLRLMMAGRHEHSIPAIEEIQDIVETVLIENNAVTIAKAYILYRARHEAIRDTKNLMLDINATMDGYLSQSDWRVNENANVNFSLGGLILHNSGTITANYWLKNIYSREVATAHKTAAFHIHDLSMFSGYCAGWSIRQLVAEGLGGVPDKITSTPAGHLSTLVNQIVNFLGIMQNEWAGAQAFSSFDTYLAPFVKKDSMKEKEVRQCIQSFIYGVNTPSRWGSQAPFTNITLDWNVPEDMRDKHAVVGGKEMDFTYGDCQQEMDVINKVFIELMIEGDAAGRGFQYPIPTYNITKNFDWDSPNAQLLFEMTARYGTPYFQNFVNSDLNPGDVRSMCCRLQLDKRELRKRGGGLFGSDEFTGSLGVVTINLPQIGYLAKTEQQFFSRLDYLMDLAKESLCTKRKVIQRLLDGGLFPYTRRYLSTLNNHFNTIGLCGMNECCQNFLGCTIVDERGKRFAEKVLNHMRQRLADYQEQTGELFNLEATPAESTSYRLARHDRQQFPDIITSGENDPYYTNSSQLPVDYTDDIFEALDHQESLQTKYTGGTVFHTFMGEAIKDWHSCRDLVKAVTANYRIPYLTISPTFSVCRIHGYLNGEQFECPKCKAEAEQKLNLQLARLEEERRTLLANEEPAQ, encoded by the coding sequence ATGAATGAGCAGTCGGTGTTTCCGGAATGGAGGAGCTTTCTCGGAACCAAAAAAGACGGCGATACGGCTCTGTTCGTCAAGCATGTCGTAAAGCGGTCGGGAGAAGTCGAAGATTACGACCGTTCTAAAATCAGCGCCGCTATCGGCAAGGCGATTACCGCGGTCGAAAAACGGCCCGATCCGGACAAAGCGGAACAGCTGACGGATGCGGTGGAAGACCGCTTACGCCTCATGATGGCCGGCCGGCACGAACATTCGATCCCCGCCATCGAAGAGATTCAGGATATCGTTGAAACCGTTTTGATAGAAAACAACGCCGTTACGATTGCGAAAGCGTACATTTTGTACCGCGCGCGCCACGAAGCGATCCGCGACACCAAAAACCTGATGCTCGACATCAACGCCACGATGGACGGCTATCTGAGCCAGTCCGACTGGCGCGTCAACGAAAACGCGAACGTTAACTTTTCATTGGGCGGGCTGATCCTGCACAACTCGGGTACGATCACCGCAAATTACTGGCTCAAAAACATTTATTCACGGGAAGTCGCCACGGCGCATAAAACGGCGGCGTTCCATATTCACGACCTGTCGATGTTTTCGGGTTACTGCGCCGGCTGGTCCATCAGACAGCTCGTTGCCGAAGGACTCGGCGGCGTGCCGGATAAAATCACGTCTACGCCTGCCGGACATTTGTCCACGCTCGTAAACCAGATCGTCAACTTTCTGGGCATCATGCAGAACGAATGGGCCGGCGCTCAGGCGTTCAGTTCGTTCGACACGTATCTCGCGCCGTTCGTCAAAAAAGACAGCATGAAAGAAAAAGAAGTCCGCCAGTGCATCCAGAGTTTTATCTACGGCGTCAATACGCCCAGCCGCTGGGGTTCTCAGGCGCCGTTTACGAACATTACGCTCGACTGGAACGTGCCTGAAGACATGCGCGACAAGCACGCCGTCGTCGGCGGTAAGGAAATGGATTTTACGTACGGCGACTGCCAGCAGGAAATGGACGTCATCAACAAAGTTTTTATCGAACTGATGATAGAAGGCGACGCGGCGGGACGTGGTTTCCAGTATCCCATTCCCACGTACAATATTACCAAAAATTTCGACTGGGACAGCCCGAACGCGCAGTTGCTGTTTGAAATGACCGCCCGCTACGGTACGCCGTATTTCCAGAATTTCGTCAATTCCGATTTGAATCCCGGCGACGTCCGCTCGATGTGCTGCCGGCTTCAGCTCGACAAGCGCGAGCTGCGCAAACGAGGCGGCGGTCTGTTCGGCTCCGACGAATTTACCGGTTCGCTCGGCGTCGTTACGATCAACCTGCCTCAGATCGGCTATCTTGCGAAAACCGAACAGCAGTTCTTTTCACGCCTCGACTATCTGATGGATCTGGCCAAAGAAAGTCTGTGCACCAAACGCAAGGTCATACAGCGGCTGCTCGACGGAGGGCTGTTCCCCTACACTCGCCGCTACCTTTCCACGCTGAACAATCACTTCAACACGATCGGATTGTGCGGAATGAACGAATGCTGTCAGAACTTTTTGGGCTGCACCATCGTAGACGAAAGAGGCAAACGGTTCGCCGAAAAAGTGCTGAACCATATGCGTCAGCGGCTCGCCGACTATCAGGAACAGACCGGCGAATTGTTCAATCTTGAAGCGACGCCTGCGGAAAGCACGTCGTACCGGCTCGCCCGGCACGACAGGCAGCAGTTTCCGGATATCATCACTTCCGGTGAAAACGATCCGTACTATACGAACTCGAGCCAGCTGCCGGTCGATTATACCGACGACATATTTGAAGCGCTCGACCATCAGGAATCGCTGCAGACCAAATATACCGGCGGAACGGTGTTCCACACGTTCATGGGAGAAGCGATCAAAGACTGGCACTCGTGCCGCGATTTGGTAAAAGCGGTTACGGCGAATTACCGGATCCCGTATTTGACCATATCGCCGACGTTCTCCGTCTGCCGCATCCACGGATATCTGAACGGCGAACAGTTTGAATGTCCCAAATGCAAGGCCGAAGCCGAGCAGAAACTGAACCTGCAGCTCGCGCGTCTTGAAGAAGAACGCCGGACGCTGCTTGCGAATGAAGAACCTGCGCAGTAA
- the nrdR gene encoding transcriptional regulator NrdR — translation MRCPYCGSLDDKVIESRALGTGESIRRRRECVSCGYRFTSYERIEEKPFMVVKRDGRRQPFDRSKLEKGIDRALEKRPVSSTMIENIVSEIEDAALIKGRTSREISTAELGDLVLEKLHAIDKVAYIRFASVYRHFENLEEFITEVNKLGGCNE, via the coding sequence ATGAGATGTCCGTACTGCGGCAGTCTGGACGATAAAGTCATAGAATCGCGCGCGCTCGGCACCGGTGAAAGCATCCGCCGCCGCCGAGAATGCGTCAGTTGCGGCTACCGCTTCACCAGTTACGAACGCATCGAAGAAAAACCCTTTATGGTTGTCAAACGCGACGGACGCAGACAGCCGTTCGACCGGTCGAAACTTGAAAAAGGAATCGACCGCGCGCTTGAAAAAAGGCCGGTTTCGTCGACCATGATCGAAAACATCGTATCCGAGATCGAAGACGCCGCCCTTATCAAGGGGCGGACTTCGCGCGAAATTTCCACCGCCGAATTGGGAGATCTCGTACTTGAAAAACTGCACGCCATCGATAAGGTCGCGTACATACGGTTTGCGTCGGTATACCGGCACTTTGAAAATCTTGAAGAATTCATAACTGAAGTAAATAAATTGGGAGGATGTAATGAATGA